A region of the Mus caroli chromosome 7, CAROLI_EIJ_v1.1, whole genome shotgun sequence genome:
CGCACGCTCGGCCGCTTCCCGGACACGCTGCTGGGGGACCCGGTGCGCCGCAGCCGCTTCTACGACGGCGCGCGCCGCGAGTATTTCTTCGACCGACACCGGCCCAGCTTCGATGCGGTGCTCTACTACTACCAGTCGGGCGGCCGGCTGAGACGGCCGGCGCACGTGCCCCTCGACgtcttcctggaggaggtgtcCTTCTACGGGCTGGGCGCGGCGGCGCTGGCGCGGCTGCGGGAGGACGAGGGCTGCGCGGTGCCGCCGGAGCGGCCGCTGCCCCGCCGCGCCTTTGCGCGtcagctctggctgctcttcgaATTTCCTGAGAGCTCGCAGGCTGCGCGCGTGCTCGCCGTGGTCTCCGTACTCGTCATCCTGGTCTCCATCGTAGTCTTTTGCCTCGAGACACTGCCAGACTTCCGCGACGACCGCGATGACCCGGGGATCGCGCCGGTAGCGGCTGCTACTGGCCCGGTGAGGGGCGGGGATTTGGGGAGGTCCAGGGCGGGGCCTGGGAAGACCTGGCCAGTCAGAAGGTGTGGCAAGGGGCAGGAGGATGGaagcccttttaaaaaaaaaaaaaaatcaaagatgtaAGCTGCATATGGTCCTTCATAGGGTCCTCATAGGTGAATCCTAGCAAGGAGACAGAACGATTGCCACGGGTTGAAAGCCAGTGTGGGTTACTGTATGAGAGAGTCTGCCTGGAAACAGTGGCTGGGGATTTCCCTCAGAGGTAGACAACCTGCCCAGAGTTTCCTGGCGAGGGACTGGTGCCGGGCTCAGTGGTAGACCATCTGCATTGCACTGCACAAAGTGACTTGGGGGTTATGTGGCACAGTGGTAGAACTCCCCTACCACCCTACAGtgagggacctggagagatggctaagcgaTAAAgagactgctctcccagaggacctaggttcaattcccagcacccacaggacagctcccaaccatctgtatctaactccagttccaggggatccgatgcccttttctgaacaCCAAGGCACATACAcgtgcacagatatatatgcaggcaaaccatctgtccacataaaataaataattttaagaaagaagatgATGAATCCACCCAGtgaggggtgtggctcagtgacagagctcCTGCCTAAAATCCCTCAATGTGGGGCTTGGGGCATGGAACAATAGAGAGCAACTTGCCACGCATATGCAAAGCCCTGGAGTCCATCCCTAGCCCTGCAAAATGAACATGTGAGgccaaagacacagacagactgcAGTGTCTGTGCACCTGGcaaagaaataggaaagatgGATGGTCAGGCAGGGCTGACCGCCAGGAAACTGGAACACGGTAGGCTGAGGTTTAGGACTGAGAGCAGAGGTAGCAACAAGAATTTGCACAGAGTTAGGCCAGGGCATGGAGCTGAGGACCCTACAGCAAACATTTAACCATTCGGAACCATTATCTGCTGTCTGGGCTGGGCTGAAGGCAACAGGAACAAGGAGGCATGAGGAAGGCAGAACAGGAGCAGGGCCCTGCCCTTGGAGATCCAACACTGGGCAGGCAGGGTAAGATACTGAAAGGAAAGAGATTCTCCTGGATCAGCCATGAGATCATGAGCTCCCTGCAGTGAAACAGCGGGACTGTATTTGGTTACATCTTTTTTTAAGTATACACATGTGAAAagactatgtagcccaggatgacccagaacttgctatatagaccaagattgggcttaaactcacagagatccaactgtttctgccttcttctgagtgctggggtttgaacaaCAATTGATCGTATTTTAATCTTTGATGTACAATCTTTGATGGCATCATCCAAGGCATTAGGCAAACGCTCTACCACTGGGTGATGCTAGACAAGAGCACTAGCATTGAACCACACCACTATACCTCCGTGGGGAAGGGGGGGTGTCTAGTTAGGAACGGCTCTCCCTGAGTCACACCCTGAGCCCCCCTCTCTGCACATTCAGAACAGGACTCCACCATTGAGCCACACCCTAAGCCCCTCACAGAGAGAGGGGTTCTAGGCAGGACCTGTGCCAGTGAACTCCATCCCTTACTTTCTTTTCACTTtgtatttgagacagtctcattaaTTGTCAGACCcgtcctgcctcaggctcctgagggTGGAATGACAGGCTCATGTCACTAGGCCCAGGAGACACCACCTTTCCTGCCCATAGGTCTGAAGAACAGACATTCAGCTATCCAAAGGCAGTCGCTGGGGTCTTGAGCTGTGTAGAGCAGTGAAGTCACCCCTCAGGAACACTGATGCTGCTAATTTCATATTGAAACAGTGACTAGAGATTTTGGCCTGGCTCCCTGAcccctttctgtcccttctgcAGTTCCTCGCCCGGCTGAATGGCTCCAGTCCCATGCCAGGAGCTCCTCCCCGACAGCCCTTCAACGATCCATTCTTTGTGGTGGAGACCCTGTGTATCTGCTGGTTCTCCTTTGAGCTGCTGGTGCGTCTGGTGGCCTGCCCAAGCAAAGCTGTGTTCTTCAAGAACGTGATGAACCTAATTGACTTCGTGGCCATCCTGCCTTACTTCGTGGCCCTGGGCACGGAGTTAGCCCGGCAGCGGGGTGTGGGCCAGCCGGCTATGTCCCTGGCCATCCTAAGGGTCATCCGATTGGTGCGTGTCTTCCGCATCTTCAAGCTATCCAGGCATTCGAAGGGTCTACAGATCTTGGGTCAGACACTGCGGGCTTCCATGCGTGAGCTAggtctcctcatcttcttcctcttcattggCGTGGTCCTCTTTTCCAGCGCAGTCTACTTTGCTGAAGTGGACCGGGTGGACACCCATTTCACCAGCATCCCGGAGTCCTTTTGGTGGGCAGTGGTCACCATGACCACGGTTGGCTATGGAGACATGGCACCCGTCACCGTGGGTGGCAAGATCGTGGGCTCTCTGTGTGCCATTGCCGGTGTGCTCACCAtctctctgcctgtgcctgtCATTGTCTCTAACTTTAGCTACTTTTACCACCGGGAGACAGAGGGCGAAGAGGCAGGGATGTACAGCCATGTGGACACACAGCCCTGCGGTGCCCTGGAGGGCAAGGCTAATGGGGGGCTGGTGGACTCTGAGGGGCCGGAACTCTTCCCACCACTCTGGCCCCCTGCAGGGAAACACATGGTGACAGAGGTGTGAGGGACAACTGGGGTCTCCAGGgagcagtggggtgggagggaggagggaaggcaaGGTCGGGTGCTGAGTTAAGGACTAAGGTGGTAACGAAAGGGTACAGATTCTGAATCTAAAGGCATGTCACATGGTAGCTCCTAGGGGGACCTTATGTGACAGGAATTGCCAGGATTTGGGTTGTGTCCAGGGCTTCCCCCATTGGTTGCGCAATGTGGTAGAGCTGTGCAAATGTCCAAGGGCTCTATGGGTAGCACTGTAAGAGACTTGGTCATAGATTGTGAGATTTCTAGATGTTCGTGGGGTCCCACTGGGGGCAAGTGTGGACCCGGTCACACTTGATAGGTACTTTTGGAACTTTGGGTCCTCTAGGGCCAATTCGGCTCCTGTAGGTCTCTGGAGCACTGTTAAGAGTGTGAGCTTGTGGCTACATGGTCACACAAAGAGGTTATGTGGAGATACATAGCAGATTGTGTGGATTCGTGTTTCTTCTAGGACTCAAGTTATTTTAGATTCTGTGAGCTCTGGAGTCGTGCAGACAGGATGTGATCACTCTGGGTCCTGATGGAAAAAGGGTTAGGGTATAAAAGATAGAGGCAGAGACTcggagaaagggacagagaccCCCACAATGCACAATTCTCTGTGTTGTGCAGGGTTATAGGACTGGAACCATTTTAGGGCCATGCAAAGCTGAGATGTGTGACCCCGTGTGTCTCCAAAAAGTTGAGTCTGATGACTTCTATGGTCTCATGGGACCATGCTGACTTGTGTTACTGTGAGTCCTGCGGAACTGTTGGTTGAATTTGACTGTACGTGAGGGCCATTTTAAGCAGTAGATCAGGGTCACAGCACAGATAAAACTAACTACAAGGGAGCAAGCATGGGCACGTGGATGTGTGTGGCCCGTTGAACAAGCTTGCTCAGGGGTATGCACTGTAGAGCTGGTAGTGTCTGTGTCTCTGGGTCCTCCTGCCCCAGGCACCTAGAAAGACGATGGGAACTAAGTTGCCTGCCTGTCTTGCTCATGTGGGACCCATTTCTATGTTGTCCCATGCTGTAGTACAAAGATTCAGAGGCTGGAgccacaaggaaagaaaacacagcaggGCAAGAGTAGGTGCTTGGAAAAGATGTGGCAGGGGACAGAGATctagaagagagaaagatggagagaaggaacagaaggagaaggggagggggaaagagggaaggaaaggagggagagacagagcggggaaagaggaagagatgtAGGGGGGAGAGGGACCTGGAGCCCAAGGGTCATCCTCTCTGTTCTCTGAGTCATAACAGACTCTAAGCCGTGGCGTCAGCATCCCTCACAGCCAAGGAAGGTCACCACACTCCTGGAGGTGCTCTGTGTTTCCTAGGACAGAAACCCAAGGCTGTAGTGTGCTGTGGCTTCCCTCA
Encoded here:
- the Kcna7 gene encoding potassium voltage-gated channel subfamily A member 7, encoding MLFLRADTGHPAGVAAASGPHVRSPVARAVRAMEPRCPPPCGCCERLVLNVAGLRFETRARTLGRFPDTLLGDPVRRSRFYDGARREYFFDRHRPSFDAVLYYYQSGGRLRRPAHVPLDVFLEEVSFYGLGAAALARLREDEGCAVPPERPLPRRAFARQLWLLFEFPESSQAARVLAVVSVLVILVSIVVFCLETLPDFRDDRDDPGIAPVAAATGPFLARLNGSSPMPGAPPRQPFNDPFFVVETLCICWFSFELLVRLVACPSKAVFFKNVMNLIDFVAILPYFVALGTELARQRGVGQPAMSLAILRVIRLVRVFRIFKLSRHSKGLQILGQTLRASMRELGLLIFFLFIGVVLFSSAVYFAEVDRVDTHFTSIPESFWWAVVTMTTVGYGDMAPVTVGGKIVGSLCAIAGVLTISLPVPVIVSNFSYFYHRETEGEEAGMYSHVDTQPCGALEGKANGGLVDSEGPELFPPLWPPAGKHMVTEV